A genomic stretch from Hemicordylus capensis ecotype Gifberg chromosome 1, rHemCap1.1.pri, whole genome shotgun sequence includes:
- the TDRD15 gene encoding tudor domain-containing protein 15 isoform X4 gives MDSCPSTKFLDVDLKIIDVYFHPKEVLVKFQGSYNTECDFDYHILQHEIQQVSKIKESIGIGEFCLVEDPDFGEWHRGRVVKKENHMYDVFLIDCGKVLVVHETYIAFAIDELFHLPPKTVCGIFANILPIEEKWAPKALNYFSSLVGLHIKGHVQAILPHQTFLFDVPKITSDVVELKLGKLVDRDTFRLIVEMLTALPQEPLCNQMPDLLQQKYTRPDSMFCSAGIPPGFEPILSSLQPLLAVGMVEKVKISVAVSPSKFYCQLVRRQKELDELIARMSSCYEMVGRENVPSCDNLGVLCAARKSNGQWHRGVMQQLLSENKVKVWFMDFGSYGTVPSSCVLKLQPEFISVPRFSFPCALSCLNDQDEAVRNNQLKIFKETLLSQSPVHAHIDLFSANEHLYYVTLHKYESMMNSEYLSNGGNKVSKGCPSEITYTDGDINLPEAKPVFAKHVHVATPQSADSLDKKDSLLTDSPLAIPCKRAELKIDSVYVAFVEYVLNPSNFWVQTNDYLDEFETMMKRIADVYDASKTDGLLLEKPEPGKLCCARYNKDMHFYRAVIKEVVDDSVNVYFLDFGNTETVPVLDVRTLLPEFQELPALAICCSLANAFAIQDIWIKKETDFFKKMVFGKPITLQVTAKQNNNYFVSVQCMNGLEQVDLLMCMVQAGYAEYWEVKQDQFLNTAGDSKQEKPIMQKNTLMMPRNANRNKKLLNIPPVTQDAAAASLWSKSTLSNKNEKAFWKGDSLGPYKKYQFKPGMVLDVLCCRITSPGDFSCQIQTKLPELNNLMSQIQSHYNTCTSLYESGQLACVVKHSKDGQWYRAAVLKHVSGTEVDVVFVDFGNWERVLLKDLQTILPDFLTLECQAFRCCLSSVTESLIFDPYKWTAGACRDFERFISSSKGLLTCTISALIFKSPNYLYNLVDLQTPFVSAQQFLLECGHAQFCAFELTRSFVPPFFLFSFYYSSFNVKIGSEEEVCVTHVHSPTKFYCQLNRNADDIDKLSEKMAEISQATSCPSQVNTYSLCLARYLEDDLFYRALAFPAGSSDYLLVYFVDFGNKQLVPKDKLIPIPDHASEILFTPMQAIKCYLSDLRDTDIPAEINIWFEKHCLGKELKAVIVSKESDGQLGVELYDGNLQINKKIQELLKDVKKCDPDPKDRYMCAKKSVGNKNMVHKVKLNTVKTKDKNEVVECEREAGNHIHSSYQGDGQVCPGYGKEIMDELQKESSRTITLPIASENTKRSKEFLQDHIDKDASGELKPNTVDPTLALKEMPAGNIIELYDGRRSHSGPEWNSTTRLKYTNLLQRNIQPNAKLAGYISFVFSPSHFYIYLAEDENKIVWLAEELNGGTLVLEPETDIELEEGDLVLAEYEADCCIYRAVVRQVTSEKSCEVEFIDYGNVSVVNASKIYKMEEGFLKLPRLSIHCFLKAKCGFPDGNWSNDIAAYFVSKVNNQPVVCEFLQQHGQQWEVDLFCHGMPITNELMQKEVSLGSHKLLMLNLDKVAKQLSLTDTDGSEQTRKPESQTVPEVSEPRPTSTTHPKISYNQIKPGQLEIAEMGHISEDGKFFVKLTKDIQTLSDLNVMTAQEADKNPVLHIENIKEGLECLTKSAETLKWHRSEVVKKFVDKENMLVFLMDLGKYEIVSLYNAKMLSSKIRDIPRNSLLCKWVYIENLGDLPFERVVEVITCHEIKIRFLTYIEHAFIWEVDILVDGILLLEYCAQIYGQRKLEDCKLPESINYLVKKTHESSFRLNSIAWAPFQKDRCYPGFVTSVTDPSSFCIQLEDSFEVLKALFKLLTDLPDSLPAIPWELIVPGTSCLIKIGKKWNRVEVSEVSNVVILTFIDDDGLSVPIPISDSHKLKVIPDKLVRLPRLTYPCALFDVLPTDGQQWSDKAKLKIQKFLARQGLLFQFKQHHHGRLEVDVLCGQQSAANLLVASGCAVCYKTAPCLGSINCAEVCQLKSLITCDPLQISNQGCGTIIASKKGEESQQSDSQFKSSCLQVSRLRSPNRRCKKRELQKTHSNKRNDKSLLCKEQPWQTYPTGIFSKAMHDLLALSTEIDGIKICKKEPVRRTLH, from the coding sequence ATGGATTCGTGTCCATCAACAAAATTTCTGGATGTGGATCTGAAGATAATTGACGTATACTTCCATCCAAAAGAAGTTCTTGTTAAATTTCAAGGCTCCTATAACACAGAATGTGATTTTGACTACCACATACTACAACATGAAATACAGCAAGTGTCCAAAATAAAAGAGAGCATTGGTATTGGTGAATTTTGTTTAGTAGAAGATCCAGATTTTGGAGAGTGGCACAGAGGAAGAGTAGTAAAAAAGGAGAACCACATGTATGACGTATTTCTCATAGACTGTGGAAAAGTACTGGTAGTTCATGAAACTTATATTGCTTTTGCCATTGATGAGTTGTTTCACCTTCCTCCAAAGACAGTTTGTGGGATCTTTGCAAATATTCTTCCGATTGAGGAAAAATGGGCTCCAAAAGCTCTGAATTACTTTTCATCCTTGGTAGGCTTGCACATTAAAGGCCATGTGCAAGCCATTTTACCCCACCAAACCTTTCTTTTTGATGTGCCCAAAATTACTAGCGATGTGGTCGAATTAAAATTAGGAAAACTAGTGGATCGAGATACATTTCGTCTTATTGTAGAGATGTTAACTGCATTGCCGCAGGAACCCTTGTGTAATCAAATGCCAGATTTACTGCAGCAGAAATATACAAGGCCAGACTCTATGTTCTGCAGTGCTGGGATTCCACCAGGTTTTGAACCAATTCTGAGTAGTCTTCAGCCACTTTTAGCTGTAGGTATGGTAGAGAAAGTGAAAATATCAGTGGCAGTCAGTCCCAGTAAATTTTATTGTCAGCTTGTGCGACGCCAAAAAGAGCTGGATGAATTGATAGCGAGAATGTCTTCCTGTTATGAAATGGTTGGTAGAGAAAATGTTCCATCTTGTGACAATCTTGGAGTCCTCTGTGCAGCAAGGAAAAGCAATGGTCAGTGGCACAGAGGAGTGATGCAACAGCTCCTCTCTGAAAACAAAGTGAAGGTTTGGTTTATGGATTTTGGCAGCTATGGGACTGTTCCTTCCAGTTGTGTTCTGAAGCTTCAACCGGAATTCATTTCAGTACCTAGGTTTTCATTTCCTTGTGCTCTGTCATGTCTTAATGATCAAGATGAAGCTGTAAGAAATAATCAGCTAAAAATTTTTAAGGAGACCTTGTTAAGTCAAAGCCCTGTTCATGCTCACATTGATCTGTTCAGTGCTAATGAACATTTGTACTACGTTACATTGCACAAATATGAATCTATGATGAATAGTGAATACTTATCTAATGGAGGTAATAAGGTTTCAAAGGGCTGTCCTTCAGAAATCACATACACAGATGGGGACATAAACCTTCCTGAAGCAAAACCTGTCTTTGCTAAGCATGTTCATGTGGCTACTCCACAATCAGCAGATTCGTTAGATAAAAAGGACTCTCTCTTAACAGACTCTCCTTTAGCAATCCCGTGCAAAAGAGCAGAACTGAAAATAGATTCTGTCTATGTTGCTTTTGTAGAGTACGTATTAAATCCTTCAAATTTTTGGGTTCAAACTAATGATTATCTAGATGAGTTTGAAACCATGATGAAAAGAATCGCAGATGTGTATGATGCAAGTAAAACTGATGGCCTCCTTCTGGAAAAGCCAGAACCTGGAAAGTTATGCTGTGCACGATATAATAAAGACATGCATTTCTACAGAGCTGTCATTAAGGAAGTAGTTGATGATTCTGTTAATGTTTATTTTTTGGATTTTGGGAATACTGAGACAGTGCCAGTCCTTGATGTGCGAACTTTGCTTCCAGAGTTTCAAGAATTACCAGCTTTAGCCATATGTTGTTCACTTGCTAATGCATTTGCAATTCAGGACATATGGATTAAAAAAGAAActgacttctttaaaaaaatggtgtTTGGCAAACCAATCACACTTCAAGtcactgcaaaacaaaacaataactaCTTTGTCAGTGTACAGTGTATGAATGGCTTGGAGCAAGTTGATCTTCTCATGTGTATGGTTCAGGCTGGATATGCTGAATACTGGGAAGTAAAGCAAGATCAGTTTCTGAACACTGCTGGAGATTCCAAACAAGAGAAACCCATTATGCAGAAGAATACATTAATGATGCCTAGAAATGCTAATCGGAACAAGAAATTACTAAATATTCCTcctgtgacacaggatgctgctgctgcttccttatGGTCGAAGAGCACACTTTCCAATAAAAATGAGAAAGCGTTTTGGAAAGGTGATAGTTTGGGGCCTTATAAAAAGTACCAGTTTAAACCAGGAATGGTATTAGATGTTTTATGCTGTCGTATTACTTCACCCGGTGACTTTTCATGTCAGATACAAACTAAACTACCAGAGCTAAATAACTTGATGAGTCAAATTCAGTCCCATTACAACACTTGCACTAGCCTGTATGAAAGTGGACAGCTTGCCTGTGTTGTGAAACATTCAAAGGATGGACAGTGGTATAGAGCTGCTGTTCTAAAACATGTGTCTGGAACTGAAGTTGATGTAGTGTTTGTAGACTTCGGTAATTGGGAACGGGTTTTGCTGAAAGACCTTCAAACTATTCTTCCAGACTTTCTGACCTTGGAATGTCAGGCATTCAGATGTTGTCTCAGTAGCGTGACTGAATCCTTAATATTTGACCCATATAAGTGGACTGCAGGGGCATGTCGTGATTTTGAACGCTTCATTTCTTCTTCCAAAGGACTATTGACTTGTACCATTTCTGCCCTAATTTTTAAGAGCCCAAATTATTTATATAATTTGGTTGATTTGCAGACGCCATTTGTTAGTGCACAGCAGTTTCTCTTGGAATGTGGCCATGCCCAGTTTTGTGCTTTTGAACTCACAAGATCATTTGTACCTCCCTTCTTTCTGTTCAGCTTTTACTATTCATCTTTTAATGTGAAAATTGGAAGTGAAGAGGAGGTATGTGTAACCCATGTACACAGCCCTACAAAATTCTATTGCCAGTTAAATAGAAATGCAGATGATATTGACAAACTGTCAGAAAAGATGGCAGAGATTAGTCAAGCAACAAGCTGTCCAAGCCAAGTAAACACATACAGTTTATGCTTGGCCAGATATCTTGAAGATGACCTCTTTTACAGAGCTTTAGCTTTTCCTGCAGGATCATCAGATTACTTGTTGGTATACTTTGTGGACTTTGGGAATAAACAGTTGGTACCAAAAGATAAACTGATACCAATTCCAGACCATGCATCAGAAATATTATTCACTCCTATGCAAGCTATCAAGTGTTACCTTTCAGATCTAAGAGATACTGATATTCCAGCTGAGATAAATATATGGTTTGAGAAGCATTGTTTAGGAAAAGAACTGAAGGCAGTAATAGTATCTAAAGAATCTGATGGTCAGCTTGGTGTGGAGTTGTATGATGGCAAtctacaaataaataagaagattcAAGAATTATTGAAAGATGTGAAGAAGTGTGATCCTGACCCAAAAGACAGATATATGTGTGCAAAAAAGTCTGTTGGAAATAAAAATATGGTGCATAAAGTAAAGCtgaacacagttaaaacaaaagataaaaatgAAGTAGTTGAATGTGAAAGAGAAGCAGGAAATCATATACATTCTTCCTATCAGGGTGATGGTCAAGTATGTCCTGGATATGGAAAAGAAATTATGGATGAACTGCAGAAAGAGTCCAGCAGGACTATAACGCTTCCAATAGCCTCTGAAAATACAAAACGTTCTAAAGAATTTTTGCAAGATCACATAGATAAAGATGCTTCTGGAGAACTTAAACCTAACACTGTTGACCCTACTTTGGCTTTGAAGGAGATGCCTGCAGGTAATATAATTGAATTGTATGATGGGAGAAGAAGCCATTCAGGACCAGAATGGAATAGCACTACTAGGCTAAAATATACAAATCTTCTACAACGCAATATTCAGCCAAATGCCAAACTTGCAGGTTATATTTCTTTTGTCTTTAGCCCATCACATTTCTATATTTATCTTGCAGAGgatgaaaataaaattgtgtggCTTGCTGAGGAACTGAATGGAGGCACATTAGTGTTAGAGCCAGAAACAGATATTGAACTTGAAGAAGGTGACCTTGTTTTAGCAGAGTATGAAGCTGATTGCTGCATATACAGGGCTGTTGTTAGACAAGTTACATCAGAAAAATCCTGTGAAGTAGAATTCATTGACTATGGTAATGTATCGGTTGTGAATGCATCAAAAATCTACAAGATGGAAGAGGGTTTCTTAAAATTACCAAGACTCAGCATACACTGTTTTCTTAAAGCAAAGTGTGGATTTCCTGATGGCAACTGGAGTAATGATATTGCAGCCTACTTTGTCAGCAAAGTAAACAATCAGCCAGTAGTTTGTGAGTTTTTACAACAGCATGGCCAACAGTGGGAGGTTGATTTATTCTGTCATGGAATGCCTATAACCAATGAGTTAATGCAGAAAGAAGTCAGTTTAGGTTCACATAAGTTGCTTATGTTGAATCTTGACAAAGTTGCAAAGCAGCTTTCATTAACAGATACTGATGGGAGTGAGCAAACCCGAAAACCAGAAAGTCAAACTGTTCCTGAAGTATCTGAGCCCAGACCAACTTCGACAACACATCCTAAAATCAGCTACAACCAGATAAAACCTGGACAACTAGAAATTGCTGAAATGGGCCATATTTCAGAAGATGGAAAATTCTTCGTGAAATTAACTAAGGATATACAAACATTGTCTGATTTAAATGTGATGACAGCCCAAGAAGCAGATAAGAACCCTGTACTTCACATAGAAAATATTAAGGAAGGTTTAGAATGCTTGACAAAATCCGCAGAAACCTTGAAATGGCATCGATCTGAAGTTGTAAAGAAGTTTGTGGATAAAGAAAatatgttggtttttttaatggatttGGGAAAATATGAAATTGTGTCATTGTACAATGCAAAAATGCTAAGTAGCAAGATCAGGGATATTCCCAGGAATTCATTGCTGTGCAAATGGGTTTATATTGAAAACCTAGGTGACTTGCCTTTTGagagagtggtggaggtgatAACATGTCATGAGATAAAGATCAGGTTTCTGACATACATAGAACATGCTTTTATTTGGGAAGTAGATATTTTAGTAGATGGGATCTTGCTTTTGGAATATTGCGCTCAAATATATGGTCAGAGAAAGCTAGAGGACTGTAAGTTACCTGAAAGTATAAATTATTTGGTTAAAAAAACACATGAATCGTCATTCAGGCTGAATTCAATAGCTTGGGCACCATTCCAGAAAGATAGGTGCTATCCTGGGTTTGTCACTTCAGTCACTGATCCTTCAAGCTTTTGCATCCAATTAGAAGATTCATTTGAGGTTCTGAAAGCACTGTTCAAGCTACTTACTGACCTTCCAGACAGCCTGCCAGCTATCCCATGGGAACTTATTGTTCCTGGTACCAGTTGTTTGATAAAGATTGGCAAAAAGTGGAACAGAGTTGAAGTTTCTGAAGTTTCCAATGTGGTAATACTTACTTTTATTGATGATGACGGATTATCAGTTCCCATCCCTATTTCAGATAGCCACAAGCTGAAAGTTATTCCAGATAAGCTTGTTAGATTACCACGACTAACTTACCCTTGCGCATTGTTTGACGTGCTACCCACTGATGGACAACAGTGGAGTGATAAAGCTAAACTCAAAATTCAAAAATTTCTTGCTAGACAAGGTCTTCTATTCCAATTCAAACAGCATCATCATGGAAGGTTAGAGGTAGATGTCTTGTGTGGGCAGCAAAGTGCAGCAAATTTATTGGTTGCTTCTGGCTGTGCTGTGTGTTATAAAACTGCACCCTGTTTGGGTTCAATTAATTGTGCAGAAGTTTGTCAGTTGAAATCACTAATTACGTGTGATCCTCTGCAAATATCTAATCAGGGTTGTGGTACAATTATTGCATCAAAAAAGGGGGAAGAGTCACAGCAATCAGATTCTCAATTCAAATCTTCCTGTCTCCAAGTTTCAAGACTGAGAAGCCCCAACAGACGATGTAAGAAAAGAGAGTTGCAGAAGACACACAGTAATAAAAGAAATGACAAGAGCTTACTTTGCAAAGAACAACCCTGGCAAACCTATCCCACAGGCATTTTCTCAAAAGCAATGCATGATCTTCTTGCATTGAGCACTGAGATTGATGGaataaaaatttgtaaaaaagaGCCTGTGAGAAGAACACTTCACTGA